The DNA sequence tatttaaagcaaaactaaAATCTGAACTTTCTCCTCTCATTTCCATGAGTTAATCGTGACATAGTGTAACATTTGGTTGATAAACTATATacctatttattatgtaaataatgctTTTTACTTCTCTTGTGTACTTCTTTGTACTAACGaagcatttatttcatattagtaTATTACCCTTGTGATTACTCACTGGAGTAATCTAGATACTGTTTTTTGAGTGGCTAGTATGATCCAGCAGTTCACTTCTGGGCTGAACTCCTGTGGCCAGTTGTGGGAGGTGGTGGTTAATAATTTGCTTTTTAGCAAAAGTGCCAAGTGGAATGTTATGACCAAGAGGAGCCTACCTGAAGGATTCCATATGCTTCAACCTGTGCCCTGACTCTCTACCTGCCAAGAGGTGTGTCAGAAGAAGAGGAATTCAGGGAATTAATGCTCCTTGCAATAAAAGGATCTCTCGGATTTGGGAAGGTATAAGcgtcacctttttttttcttcttttttttttctttcctttcagcTCTGTTAAAAATTGTGGGGCAAGATCTGAATGTATTtgactgttaaataataaatcagaaaacaaaTTTGGTGTGGAAACTTGGCACTTTTATTTCACCAACATTCCAGAAGACCTAAACACAGACATTGATTCACAtgacctaaaattaaaatgactactACAACATcttaacatatttacatattaaaataatgactaTTAAAGTCATTGCCACAAGCAGCACTTATTTGggtctataaaaatgtaaaaacatgaccaactttcccaaaaaaaaatttgtatgttttggggacagttttttttttttttggagtcaagaaataaaaacatgaaagtaaTAATGTATAACGGGACATACTCTAAACAAACTTGAAAAGGTTAGGTCTATGTTTTGTCTATTTAATGAAAGTGAACCAGTTTCATCTGTTGGCCCAGCTcttctgccaaatattttttgcataatttattgcataataagttggatccttgatgactctacaaggggaaagaataaatgttttactgagaagttcttaaaaagcatgaattcattttataccatttctttaaaccagtggttctcaaactttttataccaaccacttcagaaaatatttggctctCCAAGCAGCACCATAATgagcaacattacatttcagcagcgtaggcctaactattcagctacagctctgcacagttttacacgaggcagttttatttattgttgtcagccacttcaacattgtaaatacacagtttgagCATTAACACTGTACTGTGCTTACATaccggtaaatgaaaaaaaatgattgaattaaaatgtgttgtaccaaaagtgaaataaaaactgtactgtacttagatgtaaaacaacaacaacacaaccaaaaaaaacaactttactcaaataaagatcaaattaaaatttattaacgttcattaatgtttcatttagtgATTCCTCTTCGTAGCACTAGTGCTACTCGCAccacactttgagaaccactgctttaaacaatctttaattcatttaaattgtactgaCATTTGCGATTATCCAGAAAACACGAACAGAGTATCACGACTCAgatttgctcaaaataaaaatgtaacgggcaaatataaaataatgtggcACCGACCGAGCAGTTTTAATGAGCAGCATTACAATTGGCCGATTGGAAAACCGTTCATACGTACTGGCTGTAGGAATCAGTgggcgtggctcattatactaTTAGCAAAACGCCGTAACGCGTTCTCTGTGCAACCAAAACGACGTTTTTTACGCCGTCATATGGCAACATGAACGgcgtaaaaaacggcgttttcATACACACTAAAACGCCGTCAAATACGGCGTCACTGgcgtattttcgcacgttttttacGGCGTTTGTTATCACAACGACGTATTTTGCGGCGCAGATACTGTTTAAAACTCTGTatttgacagaatatttatttattttttgttgttgtttagaacttaattaatttagttatttaatttattttgttgtggaggcagcatctttattttcagtttaagtttttaatctaatagatttgttttatttttatttaaatttttattttatttcatttgagccTTTAAAAAGTTTTAGCTAACAATATAGCAGCACTGACATGCACATGCAATTGTTTTATGTCACCCACATGCACTTCTCtctgctgttaaaaaaaatgtttttttttatattttatttatttgagtgacaaacggtttgattttataattattagactattattattgttgttgttatttcgtTTTGTTTGAGAAAcggaaaaattaaattaagctagATGTTTTTTTCGTGggtaaaaacaaataagcaaataaactattctttaatatttctttcacATGCGTGGGCGGCGTTAGGCCCATTTTTAGTccgattattatatattattgactATACATTGCTATCTTTACCTGAATCGAGCCGTGCGTCGTATCGAATCTTTGGGCATGGGGTATATTCCAGGCTTTAAGGAATAGGCTGCGCTGAGCGTGGGTGTGAGGCGAGGACAATGCAGATAAGAAGCCCAGACGCCACCGACCCTAGAAGTGCAGTGTTGCTCTTTATATGAGATCTATATTTGCAAGAAATATAGTCGCAACAGCCAAACAATATGAAGAAACGATGTGACTAAATTGCAGAGCTGTATCAGATGAACTCTAATTCTGCTTTAGGACAGACAGTGAAGACAGGCTGAGTTGAAAAGTGGCGTTTCAGGGCTGCTCACGCACAAATGCATAAGATCATTTTTatccacaaacaaaaaaatacgaaaaatataGCTTCATTTTCGTTTTTCCGTTTTTCAGACAGaacgaaatattaataatagtgatgtaataataatagaatcaAACTGtcactcctctttttttctttttgtaactggTTTGATTTGATCATGTCATATCCTCTTGGTCTGAATGCAGTTATTGGATAGAATATTGTAGTAAGATTGGAGATTAATCCAAATAAGCATGacgttacagtaaaaatattactatacatttaaaacagtgtatTCTTCGAATTTCAGTAGCGTGCAGATGCTCTTTTATGTCAGGACCACGGCGACAGCAGCTCGGACAATCGCTTCGCTTGCTCACATTATGTAATCTATAACTGGAAAATCATActgttttttatgaaatgttgttGAGAAAGAAATGTGTCGTTTTAAGGACGTAACATCTCGTTATTACGAGAAAATATGCCGTTTTAACTAAACAACTCATTATTATCATGAGAgcggaaaaaaattatatgtgtgGAAGCAATGCCTCAAcgtatatttgtttgttaaacaGCAAATAAACTCCCCTGTATACCAGAATCAGTttggagcggggctcgaaccagcGGTTGTAGCGGTGTATAGTGGTCAAAAAGACTAGGACCATTGCCTCCAACTTCTGTAGCTGCACAGCTTTTACACACTCTCTGGTCGACTTCCGTTATCATGTATGATTTCTTGTATTGGAAATTAAATGATTCAAAGCTAATTGAATATTTCGAACCAGCActtatgtatatacataaaagGTATTTGGGTAGTAAATGATATATAAACTAGGGTttgtaattgttaaataattaacagttacATTCAAGTAGGATAAAGATGTGTAATCGGCCTATGTTCAATGTTTGTAgcgattaaaatatataaaaagttacttaATATTCCTATCAGTTCACAGGCACTTCTTCCGCTTAAACGATCTGTGGTAAATTAGTCTGGTCTGGTTCTGTTCGTCTTTGATTGGGTGAGAACAGTTCATTATTACTGGCTGTGGAAATCAGCgggcgtggctcattatactaCAAGGAAAACGCCGTAAATAACGCGCGCTTTTGTGCATTCAGAacggcgttttttacggcgtcctGTGGCAAGCCGATGGCGTTAAAAGCGGCGCTTTTTACAAACACTAAAACGCCGTTTTTTGCGGCGTTTTTTACGGTTTACgcgcgttttttacggcgtctgCTATAAGGACGGCGTATTTGACGGCGCTAATACCGTTTTAAACGccgtaaaaaacggcgttttgTATGCAAACGCGTTTAATCTAGGCGTAATTCTGACCCTTTTGGCTTGCCATAGTGCGTCGATCCTGTGACGTGTTAACGTTTTGAAATACGCATGCGCAATCAGCGCGCAAAAGTGCAGCAAGGAAGCAAATGCACTTCCTCCCGCCAGTTTCTCACGATGGACGGACTCGATGAAGTTGCGATTTGTACTCTAAAAGGTTAgtaatttatacatattttttgaaaatcagtTAATTCTATTGGCCATTCTGTGTATTTGAAGttgaattgtaatctaaaattATTCCTACCAGAAACAGCCCTCCTGTAACTGAATGAAGCTGATCATTCAGTCTTTTTCTTGAGATGTTCAGTAACTTAACGTAACGTTACATCTTTTGTCTGAAATTTCAGCCTGTCCCGTTTTGCTTTCCATCTTTTTAGTTGTACTAGTaagtacaaattaaataatacttaatttattaaaagcGGCTTATATCCATGACCTCAATTTGTTTTGTGACGTCACCCTGAGGCAAATTCAATTAAACTATCACTTCTGTTGTTTTATCGTTAACACTTATAATAAATTTGTATTCAGTGACAATAGTCAACTGTTTTACAACATTTGTTTTGCAGCACTTATTGATCCTTGTGTTacatggattattattattttttttttaaatgtgcataccACAACATTAGTTATTTCATAATGAACGTAGGCCTACAATGAACATTTGTACAACCATATACCAATACttttaaatgctctaaaactgtTTATTGCTTTTTCCTAATACCTAATGCATTTACTGATGCTGACAAAAATAACCTTTTTGTCAAGTGTTAagaatattttatcattattgcCTGTTTATTTCACTTCATTAAGCCATTTCATAGATTTAACATTTCTGCCATGTTAGGACCatgttataaaacaaaaatgtctcTATTTCTCTTATTAAATAGCTATAATCAAGTGAATGCATTTTCACAATATCTGAAAAAGTTATGCATACAATGTATAATGCACCTGAGCTATGCTAACTAACATATTTACATGTGTTCTAAGCTGCTAACATTGGGGAAGACATTTTACCAACTCTCACACGGGATGATATCCGAGATCTCTTTCCTGGTCCTGAGCACTTCCTGCGACGCAAAGCCATTTGGCTTATTGTTCATAAGGAAGAACAGGTAATTTTACTTAAACCCTTAACTGTCACACCATTTTTGAGAATAGACATGAATCCAATCCAAACctaaatgtttaaaagtatgaaaagtatgaaaaacttataaaagtttaaatttactgtaaatcaaaTGTACTGTActaagcatttattttatattaaatgtatattttatcaaatatattttactcTAAAATTGCTATCAAATTAAAAGCAATATGTCTATCCAAGTTGCGTTTTAAAATTGAAgttgatgtaaaaaaaagccCCTGGATGTCACAgacattgttaattttttttcaatagaaacaatttacaattttactattgatacattttacattttttatatgactattacaaatgtataaatgtctgtCCAAATATCAAAACAGTTGGCAAATATTGAACCGTGAGACTCAGACTTTTCCAACATTATTTGTTGTAGCTAAACTAAATATTGTAATTTGTAACATGACATCACCCGCTAGGGTAGGAGCTCACTAAAAGAAATGaaagtaccatttccatggtAACACCACATCGATTTCAAAAGGTTTTCAGAGGTCGGACCTAATTGTGGTGTTGATTAATAAAATATGTGATATGAAACAAGGCAATATATAAGAAGAGTGTCAAGTGTCCCATCAGTCGGATGGTGACAGTTAAggttaaaatatttgattaatgtatacattttgtattttaggaGCACACCATTCCTGTTGAACACCAAGGTTCATCAGCTGATGATGAACATAATGGAAGTCCAAAAAGAGATGACCCCAGCACTTCAAAGTTTTTGAAGTTACCCAGCCCAGAATACGTTCTCTTCACTGATAGTGAACTACAACATGTGAGACGTGCATACTTCGAGCAGCAATGTCTTGGAAAAGAGGGTGAAGTCACCTTATCAAAGGAGCTCTTCTGCCGGCTCATCCGAAATACCATGACAAATATGATATCTATTGCAAGAGCCTCTTCAGATGACTACAAATATCCCACTAAACATGAAGTTATTGCCATGGCAAAGCGGTTAGTGGAATACTACCCTATGATAAAAGATAAGTCAACTGGATCAAGTCATGAGTGGGTGAGAGACTTCATTTGCTTGAATATTTATAGTAAAAACATGTTTTCCTGCTAACATTGTTTCAAAACTATTCATTGATGCTTCCTTCTTTTTTACAGGACACTGTTGCCAAAAAGCTCTTGAAGCGACTTTCAAATATCCGAAGTCCTGTGAAGGCCAAACACCCTCCATCCAAGAGAGCACGTCTGAATGAAGTACCATCTGCTGCAGTGGCAAGTGACTATGATGCTGATTCCAGTGCATCAACAGTTCATCTGTCACCACCTTCAAGATCAAGCACCCCACAGCAAGAAAATGACAGCATTGATGAAGCATGTATGTACATTACCATTTACAAGAAAATTCACAAGTATAGTATTTGCAGTAAGTAATAACATAATATTTGGTAATATATGTAATCCTAATTCtgccttatttatttttatgtggcaTGGCATACATTCTTGTTCTAATTATATTGAATGCCTGAATTATAGCCGACGGTCCAGACAACAGCCTTGACAGCCAGAAAACACAGGCACGACATTACAGGACTCTACAAGAAATGTACAAAGCAAAGAAGCCAAACAAAGCTGCTGTAACTCATCTATTAGACCTGGAGTTCCAGTCCAGAAGAAATTTCATTGACTCAAATGCTTTGAAGGAGCAAGACCGACCCACAAAAATTTTACAGGCATACCCGTGCTTCAAAGAACTGGACCATGTGGGTATACACACTGAAACATACTTTAGACTGAGTGAGAAATGTCCCATATCATCTGCCTAACTGCAGACATACAGATGAATGATTTttataactttcaatatttctCTCAGGTAATGGATGAACTGCGGAGAATCATTGAGCCAAACAATAGCCAATACACTTCTGAGGTGAAAGGCAGGTGGGAGAACTTCTACTCCAAGGTTCAGTTTTATGGCGTCATGAAGAAAGTCATGAAGCCTCCAAGGACATTAAATGGAGGTAAAGATGTATTTCATTGATTGACCTACCTGATTTcagtaataatttataataagtatacagtAATAAAGTACTTACCATTATAGTACTTActggtttatatttaattcatagTTATTATATTGTAGTCTCTACATTGGTAATACATTAATAGGCTATATGCAATTAGTCTTCATTCATTTTCAGTGGAATTAACAGTTATTGTTGTTTAATTAGCTCATAAGTAATAActtagttaatatttattatgcttTGTTtacaacttaaagggttagttcacccaaaaactaaacaaggtgtaatttattactccccctcatgttgttgtacacccataagaccttcatcttcagaacacaaattaagatatttttgatgaaatatgaTGGTTCAGAGAGGCCTCTATTGCCAGCTGCAATGACACTGCACCTCTCAAGATTCAGAAACAGTTCATGTGACTAC is a window from the Carassius gibelio isolate Cgi1373 ecotype wild population from Czech Republic chromosome A13, carGib1.2-hapl.c, whole genome shotgun sequence genome containing:
- the LOC128026688 gene encoding uncharacterized protein LOC128026688, which translates into the protein MDGLDEVAICTLKAANIGEDILPTLTRDDIRDLFPGPEHFLRRKAIWLIVHKEEQEHTIPVEHQGSSADDEHNGSPKRDDPSTSKFLKLPSPEYVLFTDSELQHVRRAYFEQQCLGKEGEVTLSKELFCRLIRNTMTNMISIARASSDDYKYPTKHEVIAMAKRLVEYYPMIKDKSTGSSHEWDTVAKKLLKRLSNIRSPVKAKHPPSKRARLNEVPSAAVASDYDADSSASTVHLSPPSRSSTPQQENDSIDEASDGPDNSLDSQKTQARHYRTLQEMYKAKKPNKAAVTHLLDLEFQSRRNFIDSNALKEQDRPTKILQAYPCFKELDHVMDELRRIIEPNNSQYTSEVKGRWENFYSKVQFYGVMKKVMKPPRTLNGVEHAIAVFTALPLLFPSGSAAPKKLSQSVRLFSTSSRPLRILIPTSTGVCFLVLSC